The DNA region AAGTATACCGGCATGACCAGCTCCAGCGTGGGTATCTCCAATACACCTATGATCTCGTCCTCCACGCCGCAGTCTCTCAGCAATACAGCAGGCTCCTCACAGACCAAAGCGTCGGCCAGTCCCGCCTGCCGCTCTGCATAAATGCGTTCGTTATATTCCTGCAAGTCCGTCAGCGGCTCGGAGTATGGCTGTCTCGCCTCCTCCAAAAAGCCCTGTGCCGCCGCGCTCATGTCCGCTTGCAGCCTATGCCCGGAAACCACCGGCCACAGCAGAATACAAAGCCCCGCCACAGCCAGCGCCACCGCCAACAAAGCAGCTTTTTTACCCACGGCGTCGCCTCCTTGCAAAGAGGCAGACCCCGCCGATTGAAGCCAACACACCAAGGCCGATGCCCAAGCCCGTGAGATAGTGCTGCGTCCACGAAGACGCAGCCTTCGGAGTTTTTCCATTTTCTACCACCAGCTCCGGCACATACGGCACCCGATGTCCCCGCACCAGCAGCCGGTGGGTGTTCACCGCAAAGGGCATACAAGTGATTAAAGTTACATAGTCCTTGTCCTCCTCGATTTGCAGCAGCGATGTGTCCGAAGGCAGTACCGTGGCGATCTGGTCCACCTCGTAGGCCAGCACCTCACCCAGCACATGGATATAGAAAACATCGCCTTTCACCAACTGGTCAATGTCTGTAAACAGCTTCGCACTGGCCATCCCACTGTGAGCCGACAGCACCGCATGGGTGCCTGCCCCGCCTACAGGCAGAGAAGTCCCCACCACATGCCCCACGGCCCGCTCCAGCGTCTCCACTCCCGTGCCGTGCCGCACCGGGAGATACACGCCGATCTTCGGGATGTCGATAGTACACATGGCCCCGCCCACGGTGAGTTGCTCTGCATAGTCCACGGGAGGGACAGAAGCCCCTCCCGTACTGACCGCCGCCTCGCCCCGCAGCAAGGCATTATACGCCTCCGCCGCCCGACGCTGCTCGGCCAGCTCCACATTGTCAGTGTCCGCAATAGCGGCGGTGTACACCGCCTCCACATCCGAGTGATACTTTTCACTTACCAGTTCACCCATAAGCGGGTAGAGCAGCAATCCCAGCGCCAGAAGCACACAGGCCACCGCCAGCAGTCGCCACTTCACTGGTCGTTCCTATTGTGCTTCCGCCCCCGGACCACAATAAACGCCGCCACGCCCAGCAGCATACAGCCGCCCACGGTGAACATCCAAGTGCCGTAGCCGCCTGTCTTAGGCAGGTCAAAGCCGGGGTTGTTGATGACCGTCAGCGGCACGATGGCATTGCCGTCCTCCATGTCCACCGCGTCGCCGTTGACGCTGCCGCTGGCCGTCAGGAGCTTCACGCCGCAGGTCTCGCAGGCGCTCTCGCCCTCCGCAGCGGTAATGATAATTTCAATGCCATCCTTCAGCAGCACATACCCCTTGTCTGTGTCTGTCTCCGTCAGCGTGTAAGTGTCATCCTCCAGACCCATGACCCGGATATGCCCCTCCCCGTTGGGCACGAACACCGTGGCCTTGCTCTCCTTCACCTCATGGCCGGTAACATAGTACACGCCGTCCACCAGCATTGCCGTCACAAAATAGCCGTCCGTGTCGTTGTGCAGCAGGAAATGAACATTGGCCAGGTCGCCCTTGCCGTCCGAAAACTGTTTCAGCACATCCACGCCGTAGGTGTAAACATGGCAGCAGTCCTGGAGCGTATCAAAGTAACCGGTATTGGTGCGCTTCCAGGTCAGCACCACCTCGTTGGGGTTGTCGGTATCACCCAGCTGTGCGTCAGCGGTAAGGGTAGCGGCATAGGTGATCCGCATAGTACAGTCGCTGTAACCACGCTTCACGCTATCGGTGTAGACACTTGCGGATTCATTGATGTCCGCCAGCCCGGTCTCTGTCATACCAATGGTCATGGTGTTCTGTGCGTCATCATAGCTGACGGCGAACTTGCCGGAATCCTCGTCCCATGCCGTAATCTGATCTGTGCATCCGGCATCCCGGAAGAACTCAATGACCACATCGCTTCTGTTGTAGCGGATGCCCTCGCTCAGCGTGTCCGCAAAGGTATAAGTAGTCAAACTGGTAGCCTTGGAGGTAATAGTGGGCAGTGTGCTGATGATCTGATACTCCACCACATCGCCCACGGAAGCGGTGGCGGTATGTGCATAGCCATCCGCAATGTCGGTCAGACTGCCGGTATTCTTGCCGGTGCTGTTTTTATCCTCCCGAACGGTCTTTTCCAGTGTGGGTTTGCCGGTCTGATTCTTCGGGTACACAGTCACATCGTAGTTCCAGTTTTTGCCGTCCATGGTGGTCATGGGCAGGGAAACAAAAAACGGGTTGCAGGTGCTGGTGACATTCTCCGGCACACGGGTCTCCACCGCCAGATACAGCCCCTGCTCCAGACCGCTGACCTTGCTATGTCCGTTTGCATCCGTCTCGGGCATGGCCCCGCCGTTCCGGACGGCAATCTCCAGCGCATTTTTGACGGTGGTAGCATTGTCGGCCAAAGCGTCCGCCAGGGCTTTGTTCAGCTTGTCGGAGGTAAAGTAGGACACGCCGTTCCCTCTCTTGTAAGCGTCCGCCTTAGTCAGTCCAATGGCCTGGAGCACTGCGTCGTCCGCAAAGCCATACAGCACACCCACCTTGTACTGACCGCTCTCCCGCTGACTGTAAGTGGAGATGGACGCTACCCGCAGATAGCTAAACTCCACGCCCTGAATGGCGTACTTTTCCAGCTTGTCACTAACAGCATCGTCCTGCACACCGGTGCTGACATAGGACGCCGCATCCCACGCTCCGTCTGCGCTGGCTGCCGTGATGTCGTACTTGTAAAGGGAAAGGGATGCCTTTCGCCCAGAGTCAATGGTCGGCGCCGCGAACGCCGTGGTGATAAGCCCCAAGGCCATGACCACAGCCAGGAGCAGCGCCCAAAGTCGTTTCGTTTTCTTCATGGTTCAGTTCTCCTTTTTCATCGTGGTTTTTTTGCAAAAATAAACACCCGTGCCGGCACCCATGCCGAGCATGAGTGCCGCAAACAGAATATAAATTGTGAATCCCGCCCCGCCCGTAAAGGGCAGCGCAAAGCCCGCATTGTTGCAGGCGGTAATGGTAATGTCCCGGTCGTTTGCGTCCAGCGTCCCCACGAACAGCGGCTCCGCCAGCAGCGTCATTCCCTCCGCCGCCTGCACCTCCGTCACCCGGTAGTAGGTGCCGCCGTCTGCTGTCAAATCTTCCCAGCAAACCGAGCCGCCCGCACCCGTTTCCGCTGTGCTCACATCCTGCCAGTTCACCTGGTCCGCAGAGGATTCCAGCAGAAACCGAATCCCCTGCAAAGGCGCACCCTCGGCGTCCACTTTCTTTACCGTGATCCTGCCGGGGATGGCAGCGGTCTTGATTTTGAGATAAGCCGTCACCGGGTCCCGAACGCTGGCGGAATAGGTGACCACATCCTGAATACCGGTAGCCGATCCCCACACGCCGTCGCCCCAGACTACCACGCCCGCATGGGTAGTGCCATTTTTGCTGCCCACCACGGTGACAGCCTCCGGGACAGGCTTCTCCGTGGAAACCGTCAGCACATTCCCGCTCTTGCTGAAAGCCAAGTCCGCGTCCTCACAGCTGAAGCTGTACCTTTCCAGCATCCCATTTGCATCCGTGACGCTGCCCACAAACTCGCTTCCGTCCCAACTCAGCTCCAGCGTCCCCGCATTGGAAGGCAAAGACCCGCAGAAGCTGGGCCGCTTACTGTGGGTCTGCACCGAAGTCACAATGGAGTTGTAGTAACTGAGAATTTTGCTCCGCAGGGGATGGGTGGTATCCACCCGTTCCAAGGCTTCGTTATAACCCATAGACTTCACATCCATGTGGCGGAAGCTGCTGTCCCGTTCGCCTACCACCACCTCCCAAATGAGAATCTGCGTGGCATAGGCCCAGGCCATTTTCTCCGCCGTAGCTTCCACATCCGCCCACCAGCCCCCACCGATAGAGCCGTGATAGCCGTAGCTCATAACCCGCCCAATCAGCCTCTGCACCTCACGGGGTGTAAGGGGATGCCCGGCAGGCAGGGTCATGCGGTCCCACCAGGTGTCATCGTGGTCCGTAAGAGAATCATAGTTTTTTTGCGGCACACCCGGCTCAATGCAGTAGGCCACCTCACCCTGCCAGGAATCCAGGCACCGAAACTGCGTGTAGTTGTTGGCTGCCACATGATACCCAAACCGCAGGTTTAACGCCCCATGCCCCCACTTGCCGCTGGTTCTCAAGGTGTCATCTGACAGCGGAAAATTCCAAATATACACCTGCTTAGATGCCGCAAAAGCTGTGGTAGGCAGCAGGCATAAACACAGCACCAGCGCCAGCAGAAACGCCGCTACGCACTTGATAATTCGTTTCAAAACAAACCTCCCATTCTCAAATTTGAATATAAGAAAAAGGCTCTCCACGAGAGCCTTTCAGCGGGTCGAAAAAATCTTTTCGACCCGCTGCCTAAGTTTTTGAAACTTTTTCAAAGTTTCAAAAACTACTGATTTCAATGGTGAGGGACACCCTTCTTGGGTTTCCCTCACACTCCCTTCCTTACCGTTATCACAAATTCCACCACTTTATCTACAGGCCGAAAGGCTCTCCATGAGAGCCTTTCTCCTATAATTTTTGCGTTACCCGCGACCGATGAACAGTTCGTACTGCCCATCTCCCACCTGTTCCGCCCATATCCACACAGCCGTGCAGCCTTCCTCGTTCTTATAATATGTCAGATCATCCCGGATATAGGCGGCCAGAACATCCTCCGTCTTACTGCTGCATCGGATGGGCGTGTCCCAGCTATCCGCCGCATTTTCATCCAGCCGCAGACCAATGCCCACGG from Vescimonas fastidiosa includes:
- a CDS encoding class C sortase, with protein sequence MKWRLLAVACVLLALGLLLYPLMGELVSEKYHSDVEAVYTAAIADTDNVELAEQRRAAEAYNALLRGEAAVSTGGASVPPVDYAEQLTVGGAMCTIDIPKIGVYLPVRHGTGVETLERAVGHVVGTSLPVGGAGTHAVLSAHSGMASAKLFTDIDQLVKGDVFYIHVLGEVLAYEVDQIATVLPSDTSLLQIEEDKDYVTLITCMPFAVNTHRLLVRGHRVPYVPELVVENGKTPKAASSWTQHYLTGLGIGLGVLASIGGVCLFARRRRRG
- a CDS encoding SpaH/EbpB family LPXTG-anchored major pilin gives rise to the protein MKKTKRLWALLLAVVMALGLITTAFAAPTIDSGRKASLSLYKYDITAASADGAWDAASYVSTGVQDDAVSDKLEKYAIQGVEFSYLRVASISTYSQRESGQYKVGVLYGFADDAVLQAIGLTKADAYKRGNGVSYFTSDKLNKALADALADNATTVKNALEIAVRNGGAMPETDANGHSKVSGLEQGLYLAVETRVPENVTSTCNPFFVSLPMTTMDGKNWNYDVTVYPKNQTGKPTLEKTVREDKNSTGKNTGSLTDIADGYAHTATASVGDVVEYQIISTLPTITSKATSLTTYTFADTLSEGIRYNRSDVVIEFFRDAGCTDQITAWDEDSGKFAVSYDDAQNTMTIGMTETGLADINESASVYTDSVKRGYSDCTMRITYAATLTADAQLGDTDNPNEVVLTWKRTNTGYFDTLQDCCHVYTYGVDVLKQFSDGKGDLANVHFLLHNDTDGYFVTAMLVDGVYYVTGHEVKESKATVFVPNGEGHIRVMGLEDDTYTLTETDTDKGYVLLKDGIEIIITAAEGESACETCGVKLLTASGSVNGDAVDMEDGNAIVPLTVINNPGFDLPKTGGYGTWMFTVGGCMLLGVAAFIVVRGRKHNRNDQ
- a CDS encoding Cys-Gln thioester bond-forming surface protein, with translation MKRIIKCVAAFLLALVLCLCLLPTTAFAASKQVYIWNFPLSDDTLRTSGKWGHGALNLRFGYHVAANNYTQFRCLDSWQGEVAYCIEPGVPQKNYDSLTDHDDTWWDRMTLPAGHPLTPREVQRLIGRVMSYGYHGSIGGGWWADVEATAEKMAWAYATQILIWEVVVGERDSSFRHMDVKSMGYNEALERVDTTHPLRSKILSYYNSIVTSVQTHSKRPSFCGSLPSNAGTLELSWDGSEFVGSVTDANGMLERYSFSCEDADLAFSKSGNVLTVSTEKPVPEAVTVVGSKNGTTHAGVVVWGDGVWGSATGIQDVVTYSASVRDPVTAYLKIKTAAIPGRITVKKVDAEGAPLQGIRFLLESSADQVNWQDVSTAETGAGGSVCWEDLTADGGTYYRVTEVQAAEGMTLLAEPLFVGTLDANDRDITITACNNAGFALPFTGGAGFTIYILFAALMLGMGAGTGVYFCKKTTMKKEN